In Miscanthus floridulus cultivar M001 chromosome 8, ASM1932011v1, whole genome shotgun sequence, the sequence ACTCACGAAGTAGACGAACACAAGCTGTAGCGCCCACACTCGAGATCAACTTCTCGAGCCCGCCCTGTTCAtcatagagacctgggactagctccctctctcgccctgcttgtaaccccctactacgagcacctcggtgcaaggaatacaagatcgatctctcagactggacgtaggtcaccgattgcctgaaccagtataaaccttgtgtctctttgcatcaccatccgggattaggggcacgcagtacaaatttactagttggttgaggaccccccggtctgaaacaccgacagttggcacgccaggtaggggattctGTGTGTCaacttcgtcatcccaacaagtcccggatggcagaccccgtacgaccactgcgtcttggcacggtgatctggttcgggagcctagagttcatgtctctaggatgtgagtacgatatggtactcctcacgcccctagccccgccgaccgacgtCGACATCATGCACTCACAACCCGGGCGCagacggcgcccgggcggccgctctcgtcgcgtccgccaggcacgacgcgagcgagGCCACTCCGACGCCACACGAGCTCACGGTGACGCACCACGTTCTGCCGACAACCCATGTCCAgttgttggcacagggtccctggttggggacctgactagcctgagcctggacatggGCGAAACGCCAGCGACATGCGGCGACGCCCCGTCATCCAGGTCTGCCCTACCGCCTCCTGAGGGATCAACTTCGGCGGGGCAGagcctggcgatggcaccatccccgtaccccttcgggttgagaaatgccgttgCCGCCTACGCTTCCACCTATGCCTCTGCTCACGCCGAGCCCTCAGGATGCCACCAACGTTTCAtcctcgacttcgacaccacgaCTTCgatccacacccacgctgactcctcagaggacgacgaggcgtgggccaGGGCAGACTTCTCCGGACTACGAGACCCTGAATCCATGTgccgcttcctggccgcgagcgactactgcttcggctactccgactctgacgacgaaggcgcttacgaccccactcgcgaatgcttccacgtcggactcgggATGCCGAGAGCAGCCGATGAGGACGAAGGGATAGGCAACCGTTTCCCGCCTCGCCGGGGAGCgagcgacgccacacctccacgcattgcCCCGCCTGCAGTGAGGAATGAGAACCCCGCCCCTACACAACTtcgacgcccagacctagaaaagctctgtgagcttcaggccaaggtcgaacaggaccgactCCTCCTGCAACAGctttgagacactctcgagcaggagcagcgaggtcgcggtgatggcggggGCGCCCGGCGGAGGGCCCACGATgttcaccaccgcatcaacgatgacGACAGGGGTGAGCagcccccaatcttcaatcgagctagccagaacgtcgcggctacggcaatgctggtccgaacgatgcccgagccctctaccatagaggggcgacgggtccgcagtgagctccaggatctcctcgagaccgccgcggtgcagcaggccgaaagttccaccTCTCATCGGCGCGGTGGCGCCTCGGAACTTCCcttggcaccgcctcggcaggatagggaggcctcggttcgtcccgagcccgctagGGTGCCGGCACtcaacagggtccccttgctacatgaccgcctcgacaaccgacgcgaggcgcagGACGAGCACGAGGTAGTCGGCAGGCGATGCCGCCATGACAGTGAGGGGCCTGCCTGAGGCTACCATgtgcaccgaggtggccgctacgacagcgaggaggaccgcagtccttctcctaagCCACcaggccctcgagtctttagcagagctatccgtGTCGCCCACTTCccggcccggtttcggcaaccggccaacctcatgaaatacagcggcgagaccaatcccgaactttggctggccgattatcgCCTAGCTTGTcaactaggtggcgcggacgatgacctgctcatcatccgcaacctcccattgttcctgtcagactcggtgtgagcctggctcgaacacctccctccctcgtagatccacgactggcgcgacttggtcagggtcttcgtcgggaattttcagggcacatacgtgcgccctgggaactcctgggacctcaagagttgtcgccaggcgccggacgagtctctccgagacttcatccgatgcttttccaagaaatgcaccgagctgccaagcgtcggtgactcagaaattgtccaagCCTTCCTCTCTGGTACCACCTGCTGAAACCTGGTCCGAGAGCTGGGCCGGAACGTGCCAACCTTGGCGGCTGtactgctcgacatcgccaccaacttcgcctcaggtgaagaggctgttggggcTATCTTCCTCGAcaacgacaccaaggggaagcggaaggacgaggcccccgtgacctcagctccccacctccccaagaggaAGAAAAAGGGCCGCCAGGGGAaccaggaggtcctcgaggccggcctggtcgcggccgcagaatgcaagaatcctcgaggccccaggggccccaggctcttcgacgacatgcttaagaaacttTGCCCATACCACCAGttcccggtgaagcatgccctcgaggagtgcaccatgctccgacgctactacgccaagctcgggctccctgaCGATGACGCCAAGAGAAAGGGTGCCGACGacagggacgacgacaaggacgacgggttccccgaggtgcacaacgccttcatgatcttcggcgggccttcagcgtgcctctcAGCACGCCAGCAAAAGAGGGAGCgccaggaggtcttctcggtaaaggtggccactccccggtaccttaactggtctcgggaggcgatcaccttcgaccgGGATGACCatcccgattatgtcccaaaccccggccaatacccgcttgttgtcgaccccatcatcggtaacacccggctcaccaaggtactaatggatgggggcagcggcctcaacatcctatacgccaacaccatggagctcctggagctcgaccagtcgcagctccggggtgatgccgcgcctttccacggcatcgtgccgggaAGACGTACGtggcccctcgggcgcatcgacctgcccgtctgcttcggtactccctccaacttCCGCAAAGAGgtgctcaccttcgaggtggttgggttcaagggaacataccacgccattctggggcagccgtgctatgccaagttcatggcggtccccaactacacgtacctcaagctcaagatgtcgggccccaacggcgtcatcactatcgagtcgacatacgagcatgcatacgactgcgacgtcgagtgcatcgagtacgctgaggctatcatagaggccgagaccctcatcatcaacctcgaccaactcggtagcgaggtgcctgactccaagcgtcacgcTGGAACTTTCGAGCCCACAGAGGCCGTCAAACTCAtaccggtcgaccccgcctgcctcgacgaccgggcgctgaggatcagcgccaccctcgacatcaaataggaagtcgtgctcgtcgactttcttcgcACGAATGCCGATATATTTGCGTGGagcccctcggacatgccgggcataccgagggaggtcgccgagcacaccttAGACGTCCAAGCAGGCTGCAGGCCGGTGAAACAGCGCCTGCGcagattcgacgaggaaaagcgcagagccatcggcgaggaggtgcagaagctcttggtggctgggttcatcagagaagtgtcccatccagagtggttagctaatcctgtattagttaaaaagaaaaatgggaaatggagaatgtgtgtagactactcCGGTctgaacaaagcatgtccaaaagtccctttcccattaccttgaatcgatcaaatcgttgactccactgcgggatgcgagaccctatccttcctcgatgcgtactctagttaccatcagatcaagatgaaaaagtccgaccagctcgcgacttctttcatcacaccatttggcatgtactgctacgtgacaatgtcgtttggcctcagaaatgcaggggccacataccagtggtgcatgacccatgtgtttggcgagcacatcgggtagaccatcgaggcctatgtagacaacatcgtggtcaagtccaggaaggccagtgatctcgttagcgacttggaaatagcctttgggtgcctcagagaaaagggcatcaagctcaatcctgagaagtgtgtcttcagggtcccccgaggcatgctcttaggattcatagtctcagaacgtggcattgaagccaatccggagaaggtctcggcagTAACCAACATGgggccaatccgagacctcaagggtgtacagagggttatgggatgtctTGAAgctctgagccgcttcatctcgcgccttggcgaaaaaggcttgcccctgtaccgcctcttgaggaaatcggaacgcttttcttggaccctgaggccgaagaagctctcgccaagctcaaagcactACTCACccatcctcccgtcctggtaccaccagccagggacgaggccctcttactctatgtcaccgcgatgacccaagtggtcagtgcgGCCGTGGTAGTGGAGAGGTAGGAGGAGAGGCACGCTCTAaccatccaacgacctatttacttcatcagcgaggtgctctccgagaccaaaatgcgctacccccacatccagaaactgatctacgccgtggtcttggctcggcgcaagctgtgtcactacttcgagtcccacccggtaaccgtggtgtcgtcttttcccttgggagagataatccataaccgggaggcctcgggcaggatagccaagtgggccgtcaaaCTCATGATGGAAACCTTGACTTTCGTGCCTCGGaaggcgatcaagtctcaggtcttggccgattttgtggctgaatggaccgacacccaactgccacctgctcaaattcagacggactgctggaccatgtacttcgacgggtccctaatgaagaccggggcaggcgcgggtctgctcttcatctctcCCCTCGGGGTACACATGCgttacatggttcggctccacttcctcgcctccaacaacgcagccgagtacgaagctcttgtcaacggcctgcaaatcaccatcgaacttggagcaCGACGTCTCGACGTTCGGGGCGATTcacagctcatcgtcgatcaagtcatgaaggagtcaaactgcctcgaccccaaaatggaggcgtactgcaaattggtacgtcgcctagaggacaagttcgacggtctcgaactcaaccacgtcgcGCGTAAATTCAacaaggccgcggacgaactggaaaagatggcgtcggcacgggccatggtccccccaaacgtcttcgccagagacctccacaatccttccatcgaccatgcctcggcagcggaagagggcccactggTCGAGCCCGCCGCAGGGCTTGAGGCCCCCTCCGTCGCCGAGACTCATCcggccaagcccgaggtcatggaaatcAACCCGGAACCTCCTGAGGCCAACCAggacatggactggcgagtcccgttccttgattgcctcgtgcGAGGACAGCTTCCCgctgacaggaccaaagcccgatagCTCGCTcggcgagccaagacttacgttctCAGTGACGGCGAGttatacaggcgaagcccatccggtgtcctccaacgatgcatcaccactgaggcaggtcaagccctactctgggacttgcacgcgggagcctgcgGTCACCACGCAGTGCCTCGGACCCTCGTTGGAAACGCctttcgccaagggttctactggccaacagcggttgctgacgccaccaagttagtacgctcctgcgagggatgccagtactacgcgtggcagacgcacctcccggccctggccctccaaaccatccccattacatggtcgtttgccgtgtgggggcttgacatggtcgggcctctgcagaaggcccccgggggctacacccatctgctggtggcaatcgataagttctccaaatggatcgaggctcgcccgatcaatcagatcaaatctgagcaagtggtgatgttcttcacggacatcatccataggttcggggttccgaacaccatcatcaccgacaatgggacatagttcaccggtagtaaattcctgacattctacgacgaccaccacatctgtgtggcctggtcagccgtaggacacccaaggacaaacggccaagtagaacgtgctaacggcatgatcctacaaggcctcaagccgagaatttacaactggttgaataagtttggcaagaaatggctcgccgaactcctgtcggtcatctggagcctgaggaacaccccaagccgagccatggggttcacacctttcttcttggtctatggagccgaggctatcctccccactgacttggaatatggttccctgaggctacaggcctacaatgaGCGAAGCAACCACACcacccgcgaggacgccctcgaccaactggaggaagcccgagatgtggcgctgctacattcggccaagtaccagcaagccctacggcgctTTCAGGCCCGACgcgttcgaagccgagacctaaaggtaagcgacctggtgttgaggctgaggcagaacaacaagggccgccacaagctgaccccgccatgggaaggaccgtacatcgtcgcccaggTGCtcaagcccgggacctacaagctggccaacgagaagggcgaaatcctcaacaacgcttggaacatagaacatctACGTTGTTTCTACCCTTAGAATTTCCAAGCattatatacattgtttctcggaatacaattaagaagcgttctttaattgttctaattttttcGAGAAACTCGCCGAGCGCATCGCGGGCCTCGGCATTACGATAACACCATGAGGAAGGCTCTGCTCTGTCTCTgtagaactgagcctccctcgggggctagaaggggggactccccccttaagtcccacgcaccgtttttttagtcgtttttcaaaaaaattcctacgccaaactctctagcgtgctctgacaaatcgattgtgaaaaaacctaaggaccgaaagactgTCTCGAGGCCAGAAGGCCGGCTGAgtcgcgagatggcctacgcctccgggctatggcactccctcaccactgtctgcccaaggggcagcttaggctccgaggaagttttttgcaagagatacgTTTAGAgacaagacagagggcagaggctcggaaatacaataaagaaaaatgattaaaaaaGTGTCGGCACATGATCACTTTAAAAAGGCCTCAATGGCCGCCAACATTATGGTAGGGAAACATAATCCCTAATCTAATTACACGGCCTCTTAGGCCCAGATCAAGGCGTAGGGTCTCTAGCATCGGCGGACGGCggaggagggaccacctcctcttcgaacagcccAGCTAGCGCCGCGCCGGgaccctccgccgcctccatcagcttcatcaccgcctcgtcggcctcctcgtcatcatcgggcaggacgtagccatcgctgatggcttggaggtcaacaccGACGTAGTGCGAGGCtatgacggccagcgcgcgcttgacgcccgtatgcagcgcccctcggagccgctcgcgcacttggccgctcaaagCAAACAGGCGGCTCCCGAGAGAACTTCCTGACTGGACCCCCCCGacttctagggcctcgcaggcagTACGGACGGCGCTCTTCAGCGCATCATGCTCTCCGATCTCGGTgtcaagcaccgcctgcactgcgcCGGAGGCCTCGGCTACCTGGatgacctccttctccagctctgTGCCAAACGCGACGGAACAAGGTTGAGCACAAAGGAGTACAAGCTTGATCAAGGGCGAAAATCTACggaactcaccctcggccttctgcCCCCAGCATTGGGCCTCGGCCTgtgaggcctcggctttctccttccaacgctgggcctcgacccaagacgcctcggccttctcctgcaggcgctgggcctcgacccgagcagcctcggccgccctggaagcctcacTCCCCAGCTCTACGTTATacagggagttagggagcgaacacaaGAAAATAGAATAAAGCAAGGGATAGGACTTACCCTTGGCCTTTCCCCTCTAGACCACCGCCTCGGTCCAAGAGGCCTCAGCCaccgtaagggcctcatccaaggcacctttcgtcagctggtgcacaCTCTGCTCCGcacctagctgcccagcaaggacctTTCCCGAGGCCGTGGCCTCctcagcccgggacctgaaggcgtcccgctcgccggccacgtgggtcagctcctcctccaactccttgacccacgccgccagaggggcgacctgctcctgggcCGTGGCTGCCTCAACCTTtgcatcggcacaacgaaggcggaggtcctccacctccgtgctccgcgccgccagaagctcgttggtgccggcaagcaggcccttctgccgctggagctggtcccagatgtccctctctcgccggagaaagaccgacttcccgagggaccgggtctcgagctcctgggtaaGCAGAACGAGGGCCATTCACTACCGGAAAACCCAAAAAAAGACaacaccgcatgagaaaagaaagtacgaacctgggcgactctggGCGGATCATCGACCACCACGGATAGCGCCGTCtgtagtgaccgctccgccagctggcggtattgctcaaagGTGTCCCACCGCCCGCCCTCGAtcgcgtcctcaagggcgaacagaggctccccctcagggtcatcccggctctgccaccggacacgtgggtgatcccacccatggggctcaggtcgcacccgcacgagggccgagctcccctcgACCGAGGATGGAACCAGCTGTTCCACGGCGGCGGCCACCTCGGCGTCGACCGCCTCCTGCCCCTGCGAAGTCTCATCGGAAGAGACCGGATAGACCtcaaccaagggtgccaccgaggccaCCGCCGCCTTTGTCTCTACCTCCGGGGCCAACGGCCTCGCCGTGATCACGACGGCCTCGGtggtctcaggggctccggcccccgccatcatggcctcggtggtcctgggggctccggcctccgccatcatggcctcggcgGTCGCGGGGGCTCCGACAGCCGCCGTTGCGTcctcggtggtcctgggcgcCTCGTCCTCCATCGCCTTGGCCTCCGAGACcctaggggcctcgacctcggtggcctcggcaactaagggcgcctcggccccatccgactcacgGACCTCGCCCTCGCGGGGCGGAGGCGATCCCTCCCCCGTCCGTGtcggggccgcctcggcagcccctcctcgggtggccggctccttcgggtcagccctcACCGACGCCGCGCCACATTGTAGGGCGGCCTGCgcctctgccacccagtgggcgcTGGAGCCGGGGTTCGCCTTGAGtgctttaaggggcgccaaggaaggcacctccgcaggtcgcTTTCGGCTAAGGGCAAAACAtttacagggtcagcacgagacaatGGAACAAATGGAAAACGCTGCGGCACCACCTAAAGTACGCTTACCTCGACCGGGGCAACAACCTCTTCGGCACGGCGACCCTCgtctgcaaaggcggtggcggcggcagaagCACAGCCTctgtatccatcggcgccggccgGTCCCCGACGGACctcggcgccccttcggtcctctgcgagAGCAgttgcgtcgcctccaccgccacatgCACCATCGCTGCCGTCGAGCCCTCCGGGTTGACGGCGCCCTTGCCCAATGCCCGCTCCTCGggcgtgtcagcctcggcccCAAGGTAGGCAATCGCCGACCCCGgggtagctcctcctcctcctgggagcgcTGGGCCGCTTGCCGACACCCCGGGCGCCGTCTCCtcaacgtcagggagatggtccaggggaccccgccccatctcgcctTCGTCATCTCCGTCCAAGGCGTCTATCGATAGCGAtggcgacggggactcctccaacgagaggccatccttcctttgctgccgacGACGCTCATCTAGTTTTTCGCGCACAAGAatctgcttcgtgcgcttcgccgccttggcgtccttccgcttTTTCTGTGCCTTGGCTTGCGCccagttgatcgcccgccgcctcacgtccttgggaacgggcggcggggaggcccgcacgtccctcatcccctgtaggaacggcgaacgcgcataagggaacgaCGAATGGTGAGAAACAGAGAGGGCTCGAGGGCTGCAGCAACACGCGACTTACCAACGAGAGATACCCCCGCAACGGACGCATCGCGAGGGTGGTcagaccaccgctcctcagcttcatgtccaccgtctccctcacccggcgAAGAATCTCCTCGTCAGAGAGGGCGGAGGCAGACATCCAGATGCCCGCGATCGGCTcgtccggcctcatctcgaacaggcgccgccgctgagccatcagcggcagcaccctccggctgtggaaggtggccacgaccacagccgtagTAAGGTGGCGGTCCCGTAGCCTctgcagcccctccaggagcggctgcagcttgggttgATCCTCCCTcaggacgccatacttccacctctccgggcagctccccacaatccgcctagtgtaggggggaagtccgccatcgtcgttgcggagatagaactagctcgtgtaccatcgatggttggttgacgcgagctgggccgggatatAGAGGTGCTggtggtcctggcgcacttggagagtgcagccgccggccctcaccgccttcctcgtgcccgacgtgcccgtcggcttggtggtatgtcccgcccggaagagatggagccataactcccaatggggggcaatccccaaatacccctcgcagacagcgacgaagattGCCGCCTGCGCGATAGAATTGGGGttgaaattgtggagctccacaccatagtagtgcgggagcgcccgcatgaatcggTCCGTCGAGActccgaggccgcgctcgtgaaaggacacgaagctcacgatgtaaccGTCGtcaggcctcggctccggctcacccgacggagcgatccacttcggcctgttggggtcggtcaCCGGACGAAGGAACCCGCCATCGACGAGTGACTAAAGCATCTCCATGGTGACGTcggatggatcccaagggtccgccctGATTACAACagtgtcgccggccatgagtgcggtggagggctCGGCTACGgcggtgagtctctctctctttctccttctCTGCCTCGCCTCTTTCCCTTCTTCCTCCCGGGGCTCTCTGCTCTGGCGATGGCTCAAAGACAGCAATGCTAATgcgggcaaggtaaggaggggatgGGCGAAGCTCGTTGtgtatttatgcagggtgaaggcgaaacggacgggcgatgaaatcgaggaagtttcccttagatctGGCGTGATTAATcctgatccgattttaccgcccgcgtgtccaccttttcctcattaatcgtgggaacagttacgtcccatccactgaTGCCACGTCACGTCCGACCGCTGCAGCGGCAGGCGTCGTTCTGCCTCCCCGAggaaatcgcctcaaaaggcgcgccgacCGTTGTTGAACcgatgggggagatatcccccgaccctattcctttcagatgaaggaaccgggcgccgagcccattacggtccaggggttcgaaggctgggcccctaagggtttcgacagccgccccaaggcaacagagtcaggggcaacCACGGACGAGCCcgtacggggccgagacccaagcaagcgaaacgcttgggacgcccaaagtcgtgtccgagaccggcagggaagtctccgaatgggatcccaccgtagggaggcaccgagccaccagggcccagtgaacggccccggcacccactagagaaaccctctggtactcttggagtgcgtccatggaccgctagccgacccttaactaacggggctcgggcctccactcggat encodes:
- the LOC136469220 gene encoding uncharacterized protein, with the translated sequence MRALPHYYGVELHNFNPNSIAQAAIFVAVCEGRIVGSCPERWKYGVLREDQPKLQPLLEGLQRLRDRHLTTAVVVATFHSRRVLPLMAQRRRLFEMRPDEPIAGIWMSASALSDEEILRRVRETVDMKLRSGGLTTLAMRPLRGYLSLGMRDVRASPPPVPKDVRRRAINWAQAKAQKKRKDAKAAKRTKQILVREKLDERRRQQRKDGLSLEESPSPSLSIDALDGDDEGEMGRGPLDHLPDVEETAPGVSASGPALPGGGGATPGSAIAYLGAEADTPEERALGKGAVNPEGSTAAMVHVAVEATQLLSQRTEGAPRSVGDRPAPMDTEAVLLPPPPPLQTRVAVPKRLLPRSSRKRPAEVPSLAPLKALKANPGSSAHWVAEAQAALQCGAASVRADPKEPATRGGAAEAAPTRTGEGSPPPREGEVRESDGAEAPLVAEATEVEAPRVSEAKAMEDEAPRTTEDATAAVGAPATAEAMMAEAGAPRTTEAMMAGAGAPETTEAVVITARPLAPEVETKAAVASVAPLVEVYPVSSDETSQGQEAVDAEVAAAVEQLVPSSVEGSSALVRVRPEPHGWDHPRVRWQSRDDPEGEPLFALEDAIEGGRWDTFEQYRQLAERSLQTALSVVVDDPPRVAQVEAATAQEQVAPLAAWVKELEEELTHVAGERDAFRSRAEEATASGKVLAGQLGAEQSVHQLTKELGSEASRAAEAARVEAQRLQEKAEASWVEAQRWKEKAEASQAEAQCWGQKAEGEFRRFSPLIKLVLLCAQPCSVAFGTELEKEVIQVAEASGAVQAVLDTEIGEHDALKSAVRTACEALEVGGVQSGSSLGSRLFALSGQVRERLRGALHTGVKRALAVIASHYVGVDLQAISDGYVLPDDDEEADEAVMKLMEAAEGPGAALAGLFEEEVVPPPPSADARDPTP